The Methanoculleus thermophilus genome includes a window with the following:
- a CDS encoding PDGLE domain-containing protein: MERKQFVIIGIAIALVIAVAAPFLASGDPDGLESAFFSIYGAKPFMGSELDEDAAGAAEEQVVAVTGNDFTYEALMPDYSIPGMDKAGEVIAIVIGTLLMLVLVLGVAKISARPDN; the protein is encoded by the coding sequence ATGGAGAGAAAGCAGTTTGTCATCATCGGTATCGCGATCGCCCTCGTGATCGCCGTTGCCGCGCCGTTCCTCGCGTCAGGGGACCCCGACGGGCTAGAGAGTGCGTTCTTCAGCATCTACGGGGCAAAACCCTTCATGGGGAGCGAACTCGATGAAGATGCCGCCGGCGCCGCAGAGGAGCAGGTAGTCGCCGTGACCGGGAACGACTTCACGTATGAGGCGCTCATGCCCGATTACAGCATTCCCGGGATGGATAAGGCCGGAGAAGTGATCGCGATCGTGATCGGCACCCTCCTCATGCTCGTCCTGGTGCTCGGTGTTGCGAAGATCTCCGCACGGCCCGATAACTAA
- the cbiM gene encoding cobalt transporter CbiM → MHIPDALIPMGQALVYWVIALIFIALALRWARRSMGEEKVPLVAVLAAGIFAIQALNIPIPWGTSGHMVGAALAAIVLGSPYAGVFVLTLVLLVQGVIFGDGGITVMGANIVNMGVVGGFVGYYGYTAVKGVIGNSYAAAFIAGWASLFISAILCAVELAIAGTFPLGLGLTMMGTYHAVIGLIEGGITAVALYLIASARPDILEHPTVVSA, encoded by the coding sequence ATGCATATTCCTGACGCGCTTATACCGATGGGACAGGCCCTGGTCTACTGGGTCATTGCCCTTATCTTCATTGCTCTCGCCCTCCGGTGGGCGCGACGTTCGATGGGAGAGGAGAAGGTGCCGCTGGTTGCCGTGCTTGCGGCAGGCATCTTCGCCATTCAGGCGTTGAACATCCCCATTCCCTGGGGAACGAGCGGCCACATGGTCGGCGCAGCGCTCGCGGCAATCGTCCTCGGGTCACCGTATGCAGGCGTCTTTGTCCTGACGCTGGTGCTCCTCGTGCAGGGCGTCATCTTCGGTGACGGCGGCATCACCGTCATGGGCGCCAACATCGTCAACATGGGCGTCGTCGGCGGATTTGTCGGCTACTACGGGTATACCGCCGTTAAGGGCGTAATAGGCAACTCGTATGCCGCTGCATTCATCGCCGGCTGGGCATCGCTCTTCATCTCCGCGATCCTCTGTGCGGTCGAACTTGCAATCGCCGGGACGTTCCCGCTTGGACTCGGCCTCACCATGATGGGGACCTACCACGCCGTCATCGGTCTCATCGAAGGAGGCATCACCGCGGTTGCTCTCTACCTGATCGCGTCGGCACGGCCCGACATCCTTGAACATCCCACGGTGGTGAGTGCGTAA
- a CDS encoding geranylgeranyl reductase family protein has translation MVGAGPAGSAAARACAEEGLSTLCIEEHGTIGYPVQCAGLLSASAFAECDVSKRSVLNEVTGARMFSGLGGELLFDAGVTKAYVVDRCLLDREMAENAANAGAEFCLKTSACGIRGTTLLARGVCGREEIPFRLLIAADGPRSSIARMLGLQRAETYLAGVQAEVPHEMDPRYVELHPNASPDFFGWVIPVSETRARVGLCAREQAKDHFDRFIARYGDNILHLVSGVIPLGVMPQTYGHRALFVGDAAGFAKPTSGGGVYTGVRSAKHAAAVAAACVARMTFDDESLRDYERRWKKDFGRELDIGMKALRMRQRMTPEEIDRLCRALNDEDLIATIVEHGDMDRPGALLRKLALKPALARAMGILFASGVRQILTG, from the coding sequence GTGGTTGGCGCAGGCCCCGCCGGGAGTGCTGCCGCGCGGGCCTGTGCTGAGGAGGGGCTTTCAACGCTCTGCATCGAGGAGCATGGAACGATCGGGTACCCCGTTCAGTGCGCGGGCCTCCTCTCCGCGTCCGCGTTTGCGGAGTGCGACGTCTCGAAGAGGTCGGTCTTGAACGAGGTGACCGGCGCCCGGATGTTCTCCGGTCTTGGCGGGGAACTCCTCTTCGACGCGGGGGTCACGAAGGCGTACGTCGTGGATCGGTGTCTCCTCGATCGGGAGATGGCGGAGAATGCAGCGAACGCGGGAGCGGAGTTTTGCTTGAAGACCAGCGCCTGCGGCATCCGGGGCACCACGCTTCTCGCCCGCGGGGTTTGCGGGCGCGAGGAGATTCCCTTCCGCCTCCTGATCGCCGCCGACGGCCCGCGCAGTTCCATCGCCCGAATGCTCGGTCTGCAGCGAGCGGAGACCTACCTCGCCGGGGTGCAGGCGGAGGTGCCGCATGAGATGGACCCGCGCTATGTGGAACTGCACCCCAACGCCTCCCCTGACTTCTTCGGGTGGGTGATCCCGGTGTCGGAGACCCGGGCACGCGTCGGGCTCTGCGCACGGGAGCAGGCAAAGGACCACTTCGATCGGTTCATCGCCCGATACGGGGATAATATCCTCCACCTCGTAAGCGGAGTCATCCCGCTCGGGGTCATGCCACAGACCTATGGCCACCGTGCGCTCTTCGTCGGCGATGCGGCGGGGTTTGCGAAACCCACGTCGGGAGGCGGGGTCTATACCGGCGTCCGGTCGGCAAAGCACGCTGCCGCAGTCGCAGCGGCCTGCGTGGCCCGCATGACGTTCGACGACGAAAGCCTCCGGGATTATGAACGACGCTGGAAGAAGGATTTCGGAAGAGAGCTTGATATCGGGATGAAGGCGCTTAGGATGAGGCAGAGGATGACGCCGGAAGAGATCGACCGCCTCTGCCGGGCCCTTAATGACGAAGACCTCATCGCGACGATTGTGGAGCACGGCGATATGGATCGGCCGGGTGCATTGCTCCGCAAACTCGCCCTGAAACCCGCATTAGCCAGGGCAATGGGCATACTTTTCGCATCAGGAGTACGTCAGATTCTTACCGGCTGA
- the pth2 gene encoding peptidyl-tRNA hydrolase Pth2, with translation MPEEREFKWKQCLVVRADIKMSCGKKCAQIAHAAVSAYEKADKIAKKAWLDEGQKKVVLKVQNERQLFELKTIAEQAGIPASIIQDAGLTEIPPGTVTALGLGPARSEDLDRITGDLSLL, from the coding sequence ATGCCGGAAGAACGGGAGTTTAAGTGGAAGCAGTGTCTGGTCGTGCGCGCCGACATCAAGATGAGTTGCGGCAAGAAGTGTGCGCAGATCGCCCACGCCGCCGTCAGCGCCTACGAGAAGGCCGATAAGATCGCAAAGAAGGCCTGGCTCGACGAAGGGCAGAAGAAAGTGGTGCTGAAGGTGCAAAATGAGCGGCAGCTCTTTGAACTCAAGACGATCGCAGAGCAGGCGGGCATCCCCGCCTCGATCATCCAGGACGCCGGGTTGACCGAGATCCCGCCGGGGACCGTGACGGCGCTCGGTCTTGGACCCGCTCGTTCCGAAGACCTCGACCGGATCACCGGCGACCTCTCCCTGCTATGA
- the truD gene encoding tRNA pseudouridine(13) synthase TruD has product MMPSPYPLEKDLGMRYYASDSPGIGGRLRSSPEDFVVEELPLPISDPNGPYLICRLTKKNWELQQAVKEIAKHLGISHRRIAWAGTKDKNAVTTQFISIYDVTPEAVGLVRIKDILLEVVGRSQHPLSLGDLAGNRFDIVIRDCNPEELAKRVQAATEAVSAGVPNYYGLQRFGVVRPVTHIVGEEILKGNYEGAVVTYIGRTYPLETETAQRARRNFAETRDARAALADLPIQMTYERAMANHLVANPGDYAGALRVLPPKLLSLLVSAFQSYLFNCALSSRIDAGFSLTEPEVGDRLLFANGREDIVSSRNRQAALMQIRRGRCRIALFIPGSEPMASHGPMDEIMQDLMEKSGITAEDFERASRFVETKFAGTLRAISLSADVQADISGESVRLRFTLPPGHYATTVCREFMKADPYVMI; this is encoded by the coding sequence ATGATGCCCTCACCCTATCCCCTTGAGAAAGACCTCGGGATGCGCTATTACGCATCCGACTCCCCCGGTATCGGGGGGCGGCTCCGTTCAAGCCCCGAAGACTTCGTCGTCGAAGAACTTCCGCTTCCCATCAGCGACCCGAACGGACCATACCTCATCTGCCGGCTCACCAAGAAGAACTGGGAACTCCAGCAGGCGGTCAAAGAGATTGCTAAGCACCTCGGGATCAGCCACCGGCGGATCGCCTGGGCGGGGACCAAGGACAAGAACGCGGTGACCACCCAGTTCATATCGATCTACGATGTCACGCCCGAAGCGGTCGGGCTGGTGCGCATCAAAGATATCTTGCTTGAGGTCGTGGGCCGGTCGCAGCATCCGCTCAGCCTCGGAGATCTTGCGGGCAACCGGTTCGATATCGTTATCCGGGACTGTAACCCGGAGGAACTTGCTAAACGTGTCCAGGCGGCCACAGAGGCGGTATCCGCCGGGGTGCCAAACTACTACGGGCTCCAGCGATTCGGCGTCGTCCGGCCGGTCACTCATATCGTCGGTGAGGAGATCCTCAAGGGCAATTACGAGGGCGCCGTGGTCACGTACATCGGCCGGACGTATCCCCTCGAGACGGAGACGGCGCAACGGGCCAGGCGCAATTTTGCAGAGACCCGCGATGCACGGGCGGCGCTCGCCGACCTTCCCATCCAGATGACGTACGAGCGGGCGATGGCAAACCACCTCGTCGCGAACCCCGGCGACTACGCCGGCGCGCTCCGGGTTCTTCCGCCAAAACTCCTCTCGCTCCTCGTAAGCGCGTTCCAGTCGTATCTCTTCAACTGCGCGCTCTCCTCCCGCATCGATGCAGGCTTCTCGCTCACCGAGCCGGAGGTCGGCGACCGTCTCCTCTTTGCAAACGGCCGCGAGGATATCGTCTCGTCGCGGAACCGGCAGGCGGCTCTCATGCAGATCCGCCGCGGCCGGTGCCGGATTGCCCTATTCATTCCGGGTTCCGAACCGATGGCATCGCACGGTCCGATGGATGAGATCATGCAGGATCTGATGGAGAAGTCGGGGATCACTGCAGAAGACTTCGAGCGTGCCTCCCGGTTCGTGGAGACCAAGTTCGCCGGAACTCTCCGGGCGATCAGTCTCTCTGCGGATGTTCAGGCTGATATATCCGGTGAGAGTGTCCGGCTCCGGTTTACCCTCCCCCCCGGCCACTACGCGACGACGGTCTGCCGGGAGTTTATGAAGGCGGATCCCTACGTGATGATCTGA
- a CDS encoding RibD family protein, whose translation MAEYDRPHVLMMSEITVDGKLTLKRGASSKILMKYMAPETEILLHQTRAACDAIMVGANTIRIDNSFLTVRLVEGKNPLRVIPCSRADLPPNANVLGPDARTVIAVSKAAPAENVARLRETGVDLVVAGENEIDLPELMRILKRDYGVRRMMIEGGPTLNWSMLNHHLVDEIRLIHLPFIVGGADTPSLVGGMHIETEKEMIRLALKRHFMCGSNLVTEWDVLYRDGPEE comes from the coding sequence ATGGCTGAATACGACAGGCCGCACGTTCTTATGATGTCGGAGATCACCGTCGACGGGAAGCTCACCCTGAAGCGCGGGGCCTCCAGCAAGATCCTTATGAAATACATGGCACCCGAGACCGAGATTCTTCTTCACCAGACCCGGGCAGCATGCGATGCCATCATGGTCGGAGCAAACACTATCCGGATCGATAACTCCTTCCTGACAGTTCGGCTGGTGGAGGGGAAGAATCCGCTCCGCGTTATTCCGTGCAGCCGGGCCGATCTCCCACCGAATGCAAACGTGCTCGGACCGGACGCGCGGACGGTCATCGCGGTCAGCAAGGCCGCGCCGGCGGAAAATGTTGCCCGTCTCCGGGAGACCGGAGTCGATCTCGTCGTTGCCGGAGAAAACGAGATCGACCTGCCCGAACTGATGCGGATCCTTAAGAGGGATTACGGTGTCCGCCGGATGATGATCGAAGGTGGACCAACGCTGAACTGGTCCATGCTGAACCATCACCTTGTCGACGAGATTCGCCTGATCCACCTGCCGTTCATCGTCGGCGGTGCCGATACCCCGTCGCTCGTCGGCGGCATGCACATCGAGACTGAAAAAGAGATGATCCGGCTCGCCCTGAAGCGCCACTTCATGTGCGGGAGCAACCTGGTCACCGAGTGGGACGTACTCTACAGAGACGGTCCCGAAGAATAA
- a CDS encoding CDP-alcohol phosphatidyltransferase family protein, with product MNITSLRPKFIKYTEPIASFFARLGVTPNQVSALALLFGFLCALAFSQRYFLAGGLLLFVSAVLDLVDGSVARKNHTESKFGAVFDWVADKYVDAAVILGVGLSGIPIVSHLMNLPEMADFGIVGLALIGSLINTFIKPVTYAEIGYTERIAGKIEDPLEGVGFFGRPETILVLVLGGVTGYIWVSILLIAVCTNISAIQRLFYLYRQYS from the coding sequence ATGAATATAACCTCTCTACGGCCGAAATTCATCAAATATACTGAGCCTATCGCGTCATTTTTTGCACGCCTGGGCGTTACCCCGAATCAGGTCTCGGCCCTCGCCCTGCTCTTTGGCTTTTTATGCGCACTTGCCTTCTCCCAACGCTATTTCCTTGCAGGCGGCCTGCTCCTGTTTGTCTCGGCGGTCCTTGACCTGGTGGACGGCAGCGTCGCCCGAAAGAACCATACCGAGAGCAAATTTGGGGCCGTCTTCGATTGGGTTGCAGACAAATACGTCGATGCAGCGGTCATCCTCGGTGTGGGACTCTCGGGCATCCCTATCGTCAGCCACCTCATGAATCTCCCGGAGATGGCCGATTTCGGCATCGTGGGGCTGGCGCTCATCGGGTCGTTGATCAATACATTCATCAAGCCGGTGACCTACGCAGAGATCGGCTATACCGAGAGGATTGCCGGCAAGATTGAGGACCCTCTCGAAGGCGTCGGCTTCTTCGGCAGGCCCGAGACGATCCTCGTTCTGGTGCTCGGAGGCGTCACCGGCTACATCTGGGTCTCGATACTCCTCATCGCAGTCTGCACAAACATCTCTGCGATTCAGCGGCTCTTCTACCTCTACCGGCAGTATTCCTGA
- the artA gene encoding archaeosortase A, translating to MKDYLVLISCICFLAFLIPGRFRKYLAIGGWASIVGYLLLELPYYFSINNFLYPTITILSLPFLYITAKYLLRADPRVMQLSTIAAVAFLIYAPFGYIPSLGNWLIAVVAEQTSVALSAVGYPVNFEAWNLMERNGFRTEIILACTGIQSIAIMLGVAWGVRSTTRQKIAGFLMVFPTIYILNIFRNVFVVTAYAEQWFPYLPEIAGNGEFGYESFFWAHNVMAELGALVFLVILAYGLFWLLPELGDLANGLYHLYRNEVVQIVRPKIKESEV from the coding sequence ATGAAGGATTACCTGGTGCTGATCTCCTGCATCTGCTTTCTCGCCTTCCTTATCCCGGGAAGGTTCCGAAAGTATCTCGCCATCGGCGGGTGGGCAAGCATCGTCGGATATCTCCTCCTTGAGCTCCCTTACTACTTCTCGATCAATAACTTCCTGTACCCGACAATAACCATCCTCTCCCTTCCTTTCCTCTATATCACCGCAAAATACCTGCTTCGTGCAGACCCCCGGGTAATGCAGCTCTCGACGATAGCGGCTGTTGCGTTCCTTATTTACGCTCCCTTCGGCTACATACCGTCACTCGGGAACTGGCTGATCGCGGTCGTCGCGGAACAGACATCCGTCGCGCTCTCAGCGGTTGGATATCCTGTAAACTTTGAGGCCTGGAACCTGATGGAGCGCAACGGGTTCCGGACCGAGATCATCCTCGCCTGCACCGGGATTCAGAGCATTGCGATCATGCTCGGGGTCGCATGGGGTGTGCGGTCGACGACAAGACAGAAGATCGCTGGATTTCTCATGGTCTTCCCGACGATCTACATCTTAAACATCTTCCGCAACGTCTTCGTGGTTACAGCGTATGCCGAACAGTGGTTCCCCTACTTGCCTGAGATCGCCGGCAACGGCGAGTTCGGCTACGAGAGTTTCTTCTGGGCGCACAACGTCATGGCTGAACTGGGCGCGCTGGTATTCCTTGTGATCCTTGCGTATGGGCTCTTCTGGCTCCTCCCCGAACTCGGCGACCTCGCCAACGGTCTCTACCATCTCTACCGCAATGAAGTAGTGCAGATTGTCCGGCCGAAGATCAAAGAATCCGAAGTCTAA
- a CDS encoding transcription factor S: protein MMFCPQCKGLMISSGGQLKCKKCGYIREIEAGDRLKMTDKRIEKEITIVDEEDKVATLPTTNIKCPECECTTAYWWLRQLRAADESEVRFFRCTACGKTWREYD from the coding sequence ATGATGTTCTGTCCACAGTGCAAAGGCCTGATGATATCGTCCGGAGGCCAGTTAAAGTGCAAAAAGTGTGGTTATATCCGGGAGATAGAGGCCGGTGACCGGTTGAAAATGACAGATAAACGCATCGAAAAAGAGATCACCATCGTCGATGAAGAGGATAAAGTAGCAACGCTCCCGACTACGAACATCAAATGTCCGGAGTGCGAGTGTACGACAGCATACTGGTGGCTGCGGCAACTGCGGGCGGCGGATGAGAGCGAGGTCAGATTCTTCCGTTGCACCGCCTGCGGAAAGACGTGGCGCGAATACGATTAA
- the acs gene encoding acetate--CoA ligase, giving the protein MAEKFDVKLEEAKYYTPEASCREHTWVGNYNQAYQEFLSDPDGFWDRIAKELEWFQPWSQVKEWNYPYARWFLNAKLNITYNCLDRHVYNQRRNKVAIMWRGETEDEERILTYRQLFQAVCRFANGLKRLGVRKGDRVCIYMPVVPEQIIAMLACARIGAIHSVVFGGFGVSALNQRITGIDAKVVITADVTYRRGKAIPLKNIVEEAVVNAPSVERIVILRRDTDKPVELHPEMEVDYYDLMEGVERECPAEPMDAEDPLFILYTSGTTGSPKGIVHTCGGYMVGTYYTTKYVFDVKDNDVYWCTADPGWITGHSYVVYGPLLNGATCLIAEATPDYPNPGTYWDLIDEYGVTIFYTAPTAIRMFMRVGEEWPNRYNLSSLRVLGSVGEPLNPEAFEWFYRVIGKERCPIVDTWWQTETGMHMVTTMIGEPMRPGFAGKPIPGVVADVVDMAGNPVPPGTGGLLVIKEPWPSMMRTIWNNDERYCKYWNTIPGCYTASDLAVKDENGYIMVIGRSDDLIVVAGHNIGTAEVESALVSHEAVAEAAVIGKPDALKGNTIKAFVILKNGREPSEKLKNDLVYHVRMTLGPIAIPSEIDFVDALPKTRSGKIMRRVLKARELGMDPGDISTLEE; this is encoded by the coding sequence ATGGCTGAGAAATTTGATGTCAAACTCGAGGAGGCAAAGTACTACACTCCCGAGGCCAGCTGTAGAGAGCACACCTGGGTAGGCAACTACAACCAGGCCTACCAGGAATTCCTTTCAGACCCCGACGGGTTCTGGGACCGCATTGCAAAGGAACTCGAATGGTTCCAACCCTGGAGCCAGGTTAAAGAGTGGAACTACCCATACGCCCGGTGGTTCTTGAATGCTAAACTCAACATCACCTACAACTGCCTGGACCGCCACGTATACAACCAGCGGCGCAACAAGGTCGCGATCATGTGGCGGGGAGAGACCGAAGACGAAGAGCGGATCCTTACCTACCGCCAGCTCTTCCAGGCAGTCTGCCGATTCGCGAACGGACTGAAACGCCTTGGCGTCAGGAAGGGCGACCGGGTCTGCATCTATATGCCGGTGGTCCCCGAGCAGATCATTGCGATGCTCGCCTGCGCCCGGATCGGAGCCATTCACTCGGTCGTCTTTGGCGGGTTCGGCGTCAGCGCGCTCAACCAGCGGATCACCGGGATCGACGCAAAGGTTGTGATCACTGCCGACGTCACCTACCGGCGCGGCAAAGCAATCCCGCTCAAGAATATCGTGGAGGAAGCGGTCGTCAACGCCCCGAGCGTAGAGCGAATCGTCATTCTCCGTCGGGACACCGATAAGCCCGTTGAACTCCACCCGGAGATGGAAGTGGACTACTACGACCTGATGGAGGGCGTAGAACGGGAGTGCCCGGCCGAGCCGATGGACGCCGAGGACCCGCTCTTCATTCTGTATACGAGCGGCACCACGGGCTCCCCGAAAGGGATCGTCCACACCTGCGGCGGATATATGGTCGGGACCTACTACACGACGAAGTACGTCTTCGACGTCAAAGACAACGACGTCTACTGGTGCACCGCCGATCCCGGCTGGATCACCGGCCACAGTTACGTGGTGTATGGTCCGCTCCTGAACGGCGCCACCTGCCTCATCGCGGAGGCAACCCCGGATTACCCGAACCCGGGTACCTACTGGGATCTCATCGATGAGTATGGTGTCACCATCTTCTACACCGCCCCGACGGCAATACGCATGTTCATGCGGGTGGGTGAAGAGTGGCCGAACCGCTACAACCTCTCATCGCTCAGGGTCCTCGGATCTGTCGGCGAACCTCTCAACCCCGAGGCGTTCGAATGGTTCTACCGTGTCATCGGGAAGGAGAGGTGCCCGATCGTGGACACATGGTGGCAGACCGAGACCGGGATGCACATGGTGACCACGATGATCGGTGAGCCCATGCGCCCGGGATTCGCCGGTAAGCCGATCCCCGGAGTCGTTGCGGATGTCGTTGATATGGCGGGCAACCCGGTCCCACCCGGGACAGGCGGCCTCCTGGTCATCAAGGAGCCCTGGCCATCCATGATGCGGACGATCTGGAACAACGACGAGCGCTACTGCAAGTACTGGAACACCATCCCCGGGTGCTACACTGCATCAGACCTCGCAGTGAAGGATGAAAACGGCTACATCATGGTCATCGGCCGGTCCGACGACCTGATCGTCGTCGCCGGGCACAACATCGGAACCGCAGAGGTCGAGAGCGCGCTTGTCTCTCATGAAGCCGTCGCGGAGGCCGCCGTTATCGGAAAACCAGATGCACTGAAGGGGAACACCATCAAGGCCTTCGTCATCCTCAAGAACGGTCGCGAGCCCAGTGAGAAACTGAAAAACGACCTTGTCTACCATGTCAGGATGACGCTCGGGCCCATCGCCATACCGTCCGAGATAGATTTCGTCGACGCGCTCCCTAAAACCCGGAGCGGCAAGATCATGCGGCGTGTCTTAAAAGCGCGAGAATTGGGGATGGATCCCGGAGACATCTCAACTCTAGAGGAATAA
- a CDS encoding TATA-box-binding protein, protein MNEHKPEESLKIENIVASAKVTESLDLPSLASQLKDAEYNKKRFPGVVLRMQDPKIAALIFGSGKVVLTGAKSIDSLSRGLEILGDQLRALGIDIPENLTYKIQNIVTSADLGTPINLNKIAVGFNLDKIEYEPEQFPGLVYRLDDPKVVVLLFGSGKLIITGGKVPEDARRAVQRILSELSNLGLI, encoded by the coding sequence ATGAATGAGCACAAGCCAGAGGAGTCTCTCAAGATAGAAAATATAGTTGCTTCAGCAAAAGTGACTGAATCCCTTGATCTCCCCTCTCTTGCCTCCCAGCTGAAGGATGCGGAATATAATAAAAAGAGGTTTCCCGGCGTCGTTCTCCGAATGCAAGACCCGAAGATTGCTGCGCTCATCTTTGGCTCCGGCAAGGTCGTTCTGACCGGTGCAAAGAGTATCGACAGCCTCTCACGCGGCCTGGAGATCCTTGGCGACCAGCTGCGAGCGCTCGGTATCGATATACCTGAAAACCTGACCTACAAGATCCAGAACATTGTCACGTCCGCAGACCTCGGGACGCCGATCAACCTGAATAAGATTGCAGTAGGGTTCAACCTGGACAAGATCGAGTATGAGCCAGAGCAGTTTCCCGGCCTGGTCTATCGGCTCGACGATCCAAAGGTTGTCGTCCTCCTCTTTGGGTCCGGCAAACTGATCATCACGGGCGGTAAAGTACCCGAGGATGCCCGGCGGGCAGTACAGAGAATCCTCTCTGAGTTATCCAACCTCGGGCTCATCTAA
- a CDS encoding ArsR family transcriptional regulator, whose product MRSDKVRYFTPRDEELAELLMGIGIKRNVSKVLVYLANTKEATSRDIERGTDLRQPEVSIAMRYLKECDWINIRESKSESKGRPVKIYALSRPITEIMDTIENEKRKEARHQLDLIQKMRDCISTQ is encoded by the coding sequence ATGAGGTCAGATAAGGTACGGTATTTTACACCGCGTGATGAAGAACTCGCCGAGCTTCTCATGGGTATCGGTATCAAGCGAAATGTCTCCAAAGTGCTGGTATATCTTGCAAATACCAAGGAGGCAACATCTCGGGACATTGAGCGGGGCACAGATCTCCGTCAACCCGAAGTCAGCATTGCCATGCGTTACCTCAAAGAGTGTGATTGGATCAATATCCGCGAGAGCAAGTCCGAGAGCAAAGGACGGCCAGTGAAGATATATGCACTCTCTCGCCCGATAACCGAGATCATGGATACGATTGAGAACGAAAAAAGGAAAGAAGCCCGGCACCAACTAGACCTTATCCAGAAGATGCGGGACTGTATCTCAACGCAATGA
- the rpiA gene encoding ribose-5-phosphate isomerase RpiA, with protein sequence MNAAEQVGSKRNAGYRAADMVEDGMIVGLGTGSTVFFAMERLGERIAGEGLSIAGIPTSYQAALRARQYGIPITSLDEHPEIDIAIDGADQVDPDLNLIKGRGAALLREKCVCDATRRMLIVVDQTKMVDTLSAPVPVEVLPFASASVSRRLTLLDGRPVLREGIKKDGPVITDNGNFILDCDFGAIADPRHLEAEVASIPGALECGLFTAYGEKIVVIVGEEKGCRIVSLR encoded by the coding sequence ATGAATGCAGCAGAGCAGGTTGGATCGAAGCGGAATGCAGGCTACCGGGCGGCCGATATGGTCGAAGACGGAATGATCGTTGGCCTCGGTACCGGATCGACCGTCTTTTTTGCGATGGAGCGGCTTGGTGAGCGGATTGCCGGTGAAGGTCTTTCGATCGCCGGTATTCCGACATCATACCAGGCGGCCCTGCGGGCACGCCAGTACGGCATCCCGATCACAAGCCTCGATGAGCACCCTGAGATCGATATTGCCATTGACGGGGCTGATCAGGTTGATCCGGACCTGAACCTGATCAAGGGACGGGGAGCGGCCCTCCTCCGGGAGAAGTGTGTCTGTGACGCAACCCGGAGGATGCTTATCGTTGTTGACCAGACTAAGATGGTGGATACCCTGAGCGCGCCTGTACCGGTTGAAGTACTGCCTTTCGCCTCAGCATCTGTTTCCCGGCGCCTCACTCTCCTTGATGGCAGGCCGGTCCTCCGGGAAGGGATAAAGAAGGACGGCCCTGTCATCACCGACAACGGCAACTTCATTCTCGATTGCGACTTCGGGGCGATAGCAGACCCGCGGCACCTGGAGGCAGAGGTGGCCTCGATACCCGGTGCACTGGAGTGCGGCCTTTTCACCGCTTATGGAGAAAAAATTGTGGTCATTGTTGGTGAGGAAAAGGGTTGTCGCATAGTATCATTGCGTTGA